The genome window AAATAAGTTTATATTCCATTCTTTTTCAGTAACTGTACTTTTATTAGCGAGTTTTTATACTAATCTGTATTCAGAAGAGCAGTCATACTCTCTTCCAGTGGATGTTGTCTTCAAAAAAGTATCCCATCAAAATCCTTGGCAGATACGAGAACCCATTAGAAAAACTTCGCAAGCAATTAGAATAGGTGAAGGTATTTTCTTCACGATGACTCTACCCAATGAGAAACCCATTTTTGCTGAATTGGATAGAAGCGGAGAACCCAATGCAAGATTGGTAATTCATCGATACGATTCTTCCACAGGTTTTATTATTCTGAAAGCGGAAGAAAATTATGGAATGACGAAAGTTATAATCAATCCACAAACCAGTGCAAAGATCTGTGGATTGGGCAATTACGAATATCTTAAGTTTTCTTTTTCTATGGTTCCACTTCGATTCTATAGGATGGCTGAATCGGTTGACGACTACCTTGTCAAAAAAAATATCCTCTGTGGAATTCAGAACGGTAAATACCTAATTCCAGCAGAATATATATCATTTATTGCAAATGCTTCAAACGACAATTTTCAAATTCCACATCCTGGTTTTGAATTTGAATCCGCATTAACATCAAGTGAGAGAACATATCATTTTCCGAACAAAAGAAAAGGAATCGTTGTCTCAAAAGTTTATCCGGGTGTTGGACCCGCTTTTCATTTATTGCCTGGTGATGCAATTTACCAAATCAATGGAGTGAATCTAGATAAATTTCCAGATTATTTGGTGGGCGATAGAGCACTAGATAGCCTACTTCGAAAATCCTCATCGCTTAGATCGGTAGGATCCACTGTGGAAATAAAATATTTCCGAAATGGAGTTGATTCGAAATTAAGCTATAAATTGAATCCATTTCATGATAAAGATTTTCTGGTTCCTGAAACCCATCCTTATTCATCGCCTCCTTATTTAATTGCAGGAGGACTCTTTTTTACAGAATTAACATCTGCATACCTCAAAGAATTCGGTGAAGACTATAGAAGAAATTCGGAAAAAAAGCTACTCTATATATTGGAATCTTTTCAAACCAAGACACATCCCCATAGACAAAGAGTTGTTATACTTTCGCGAGTCTTACCGGATGATAAGAACCAAGGCTATCAGGAATTTCAAGATCTTATCGTAAACCGAGTAAATGGAATGAATGTATTCAATCTTAAAGAATTGAAAAAAATATTAAGAAATTCCAATGAAGAATTTGTAAGAATTGAATTTTCCGGGGGCAAGGAAGTTGTCTTTCGCCGAAGCACGCTCAATGCAGTCGATGAGAACATTTTACGAAACTATAAGCTTAATTCACTCGACAATTTGGGTGAAGATTGAAATTCTGATTTAAATTATGCGAATTCTATTTGTTGATGATGAACCATCTATTCGTGAGCTTTTTCAGATCACGCTTGGATCTGAATATGAATTAGAACTTGCAGAAGATGGAATCCAAGCATTAAGCCTTGCTAAGAATTCAAAATTTGACTTAATAATAACAGACATTAGCTTACCAAAAATGAGTGGTGTTGAATTTATTCGTAGATTACGAGCAGATTCTATCTTTACTCCCTTTATTATCATCACTGGTGATAGCAATATCGAACTGGCAATTGATACGTTCCGCATGGGGGCTGTAGATTTTTTCCTAAAACCTTTCAGAATAGAAAGCCTTCGGATAGTCCTAGAAAGATTCAAATCGCTTCATCTTGAACCAAAAGATGTTTTCCGTGCCGGTGATTTAGTTCATGAATCCGATACTAGTGTCTATGTGCTTGCTCCAAAAATTAGGAAGATAAACTATTTCGTAAATATCATAACAGATAGAATGCGATCTTTGTCAAACATTCAGGAAGATGATATCCTTGCACTCAAAGTAACCCTTTATGAACTGATTTCTAATGCGATCGAACATGGAACGGCAGGAATTGATTACAATCAGAAAAAGAAATTTCTCGAAGATAGTGGAGACTATTTCAATCTTGTAGAAAAAAAATGTGACGAAACTGATAAGAAGATTACCATCAACACGTCTTACAATTACAACAAAATTCAAGTTGAGATTATCGATGAAGGCAATGGATTCAATCCGAGCTCAATTCCAGATCCCCTCAAGAATCCGACAGCAAATCTATATTCTGGACGAGGAATTTTTCTTACAAAATTAAATGTAGATGAAATCGAATACAATGATATTGGGAATAGTGTACGAATCGTACGCTACTTGAAGCCTGTCTAGATTGTAAGTTACAATTTAATTCCACAAGATATATAGAATTGAATAAAGTCTGATTGTAATCTTTTCTCATCCAATCCTTCCACAAATTCTGACACTTCCTTCGCACCGGTGATTCTAGCTTGTGCAACACTCACGAATGCAAAACTATTTTTATCTTCCCGAATCTGTCCACTCCAACCAAACCGAAGAATACCTTCCAAGCCTCGCCCAAGATAAGAATTGCTAGAATTCAGATAGATTCCAGTGTCCCAGTTCTCCCCCAACCATACCCAACTTTTTGAGATATGAAGACCTGCGACTTGCATTGCCCCAGAATTTATTCCAAAGTTCTGAAACCTATTGAGATCGAGATTTCGAGTTGCTAGATTGGCATTGTGATTATTGTTAGTAGAGACTTCTCCGTTTCTAAAAGAAGAGTTGGATTGATCATTTGTTGCAAATTGTCCAAGTGAATAAAAATCATGAATTCCAATTAAAGCAGAAGAACTTCCTCCCAACATCTGAATTGAACCCTTCATTGGTTTATAACATTCATTGGTTCTTAGAAAAAATCCAAGATCCATATACCAATCTCGATTAGTCCATTCTAATTTACCAAAATACAATCTAGATGAGTGGGATATTTTTGGATTCTCGATATATATATAATCCATATAGAAATCTTTTTCTATATCGAATTGGATCAAACCACCACCAAATGAGAATCCTTCATAGAAATTCTTTATTATAAAATCAAATCCAGAATATCCGGATTTTTCTCCTGGCATTAGGCTAGTTCCGAAATCCTGAGGATTCTTATCTTGAAATTGATTATAATAAAAAAGCTGAATGGAAAATAGATTCCACCAATTTTCTAGTATAAAAGATCCGCCATGTATATTGTAACGATCCTCATTCCAGACGCGAGGAGATAGATTCATTTGAGATTTATTATAATTCCCACCTATCAGAGACAGTCCGATAGTTCCAAATCCAAGATTGAACCGATTGCCAAATTCTATAAAATTCATGCGATCGGCCATTATAAATCCATAGCGATCCAATCTTTGAAAACCCCTTCCACCTTGTAGAAAACTATTCATTGAATCTTGGAAATAACTTGTTTCTAAACCAATAATAATTTCACCATCACGAAGAGTTTCTCTTTGCTTCCGAACAATCTGTTCTTCTTCGTACGAAATGCTCGGTGAAATTACCGTGTAAAATTTAAACAATCCAGTTTTAGCAAGAAAAGCAAATTCTGGATCTATCTGCAATTGTGACTGATAGCCAGATTGTAAATCTTCTGATCTTCCGCCCTTTCGGCTCAGATATCGCGGAGTAGAATAAATGTTCCAAATATAAGAAAATTTATTGTCCGGCAAACTTTGCGTATTTTGATCCGATTGTATTTTCGAATATTCTACAGAACCCGATTGTAAATTATGTGCTCTTGATTTTACAGTAATTTGTCTACCACCACCCCGACGGTATAAGTCATCATCTAATCTATGTTCAGAATAAGATTCGGAATATAAACTGGGTGTGATAATAAGAAGTCCAAGACATATTGCAAATTTGGAAATATTTCCATGAAAATTGCAAAACAAATTACAATCAGTTTCCTTGTTCACGATTTCTAAATAGAGCAAGAAAATAACCAACTAGAAGTAGCCATGAAACAATTTGTCCCAACAGCAATGATAATGCGGCACCTGTCGTTCCAAAATCAGGAATCAATAGGTTATCCAGAACCAAACCGAAAATCAAACGAAGTA of Leptospira sp. GIMC2001 contains these proteins:
- a CDS encoding PDZ domain-containing protein, whose protein sequence is MNLDRTPKTSHINLKNKFIFHSFSVTVLLLASFYTNLYSEEQSYSLPVDVVFKKVSHQNPWQIREPIRKTSQAIRIGEGIFFTMTLPNEKPIFAELDRSGEPNARLVIHRYDSSTGFIILKAEENYGMTKVIINPQTSAKICGLGNYEYLKFSFSMVPLRFYRMAESVDDYLVKKNILCGIQNGKYLIPAEYISFIANASNDNFQIPHPGFEFESALTSSERTYHFPNKRKGIVVSKVYPGVGPAFHLLPGDAIYQINGVNLDKFPDYLVGDRALDSLLRKSSSLRSVGSTVEIKYFRNGVDSKLSYKLNPFHDKDFLVPETHPYSSPPYLIAGGLFFTELTSAYLKEFGEDYRRNSEKKLLYILESFQTKTHPHRQRVVILSRVLPDDKNQGYQEFQDLIVNRVNGMNVFNLKELKKILRNSNEEFVRIEFSGGKEVVFRRSTLNAVDENILRNYKLNSLDNLGED
- a CDS encoding ATP-binding response regulator gives rise to the protein MRILFVDDEPSIRELFQITLGSEYELELAEDGIQALSLAKNSKFDLIITDISLPKMSGVEFIRRLRADSIFTPFIIITGDSNIELAIDTFRMGAVDFFLKPFRIESLRIVLERFKSLHLEPKDVFRAGDLVHESDTSVYVLAPKIRKINYFVNIITDRMRSLSNIQEDDILALKVTLYELISNAIEHGTAGIDYNQKKKFLEDSGDYFNLVEKKCDETDKKITINTSYNYNKIQVEIIDEGNGFNPSSIPDPLKNPTANLYSGRGIFLTKLNVDEIEYNDIGNSVRIVRYLKPV